From the genome of Solanum pennellii chromosome 6, SPENNV200:
TCTTCTCAAGAGTCTATAACATCAGCCATGAAGGAGCTTGGCCTTCAAAGGTAGTATTAATTTACTTGCACTCCGTATTTATATCAATCCAATAAATACAAGACACACGTCTTCACATATAATGAGATTGCTATAGAAACACAAAAACTTCAAATCCTGAATCTGTCTCGTCTGTTGTCATAAGATGAGATATATGTAAATCTCCACTACTAATAGATGAGCTTTGTTTTATGAAGAGCAAGGAAGTATGGATGGCCAAATCCCTATGTATTCACAAAGGCATTAGCAGAGATGATACTAGGAGACATGAAAGAAGATGTACCTCTTGTCATTTTTCGTCCTACAATTGTTACTAGTACTCTCCGAGACCCTTTCCCAGGTTGGGTTGAAGGCATAAggtatacatataaatattcaCATACACTAAAGCTACCATATGGTTGAATGATTTTCATGTTTACACAAAAAATGGTTCTTCTGCAGAACCATTGATAGTTTAGCCGTTGGATATGGTAAAggaaaactcacatgcttcctCGGAGATCCTGAAGCCATCATTGATCTAGTAAGTAGTAACAATCTTCTCATTATAGCTGAGCATTCAACAACAAATAATGTCGAATTGTAAAACTCAATAATTATGTGCATGCAGATTCCAGCAGATATGGTGGTGAATGCGATGATAGTAACAATGATGGCTCATGCAGATCAACGAGGGAGTCAAATAATATACCATGTTGGAACATCAGTTTCAAATCCAGTAAAGTTCACATGTCCTCAGGAGTATGCCTTCCGTTACTTCAAAGAGCATCCATGGATTGACAAGCAAGGAAAACCAGTCATTGTTGGCAAAGTTAATGTTTTGAGTAGCATGGATAGCTTTCGCAGATACATGGCCCTTCGTTACATGCTTCCTTTAAAGGTTTGTTCAAAACACAGCGATAAATGAACTATGTTCCTCCTCCTAATATTAACATGAAGTTGTTGTTCTACAGGGATTAGAAATAGTTAACACAATACTCTGCCAATTCTTTCAAGACAAATATTCAGAGCTTGACAGGAAAATCAAGTTTGTGATGAGGTTGATAGATCTTTATGAGCCTTATTTATTCTTCAAGGGAGTGTAAGTAAACTACCTACCTCTATAAGATCTAATTCACATACACGGTGGTTTAGTATATAGAAGCTAAACTCgtcttttatattttgtaatccTCTCATCATGTAAAATTTTGTGACAGATATGATGACATGAACACAGAGAAGTTACGCAGAGCAGCGAAGGAGTCAGGAATTGAAACAGATGTGTTCAATTTTAATCCCAAGAGCATCAACTGGGAAGACTATTTTATGAACACACACATCCCTGGGGTGGTAAAATATGTATTCAAATGAATTAAGTAGAAAACAAATTTGTTATTTCCTAATAAATAATTTACATTCCTATGTGGGTGGTTATTAAGTACCATATATCCTTTGCTGCTTATTATTTTCAATCTATCCAGTTTAATTTGTTGTATCCCCAGGGATACACTAAAGAATTGTTCCCATACAAGACTCTTGAATTTCAATTGGTAGCACAAATATATGAAATTCTTTTCCAACCAGTCTTCTTCTCTTGTCTACAACCTCTACAGAAACACCAGCAGCACCGAGCGACGGACAGACGACTAACCTCAACACAGAAAAACTTGGGATGCCAAATTGCAAACACCACGACTAACTGTCATTTTATATCTACCaactatttatttcatatgtaaacaaaaatttatagtTGATATTATTACTCTTTCCAACTTTTAAACCATTTATATCATATAATCATTACCCTAACCAACCAAATTTATGGTTGACATTATTACTCTTACTAAGCTTTAAATCATTTATAGTTTATTAGTACTCTTACGAAGCTTTAAATCATCTACAGTTGACATTATTACTCTTACCAaccacaataaaataaataaatgctgTGGCTTGTTTACAATAGTGTCATATACTTCTGTTGTGAGGCTTGTTTGGTAAAAGATTGTATAAATAATTGGGACAATTCTGATAGTTTTTACAACTTCGGATTTTCTATGTTTGAGCAAAAGATACAACTTAGAAATCCAAAGCGCATGTCTAAATAAAACTTCAACGTCATGTCATATAATTTCATCTCACATGGACAGAAGCCCATAATGTGTTCATTTGAGCAACATGCCAACCAGTAAATCTCCGCCatatcattaatttagaaagaaaaaacaaagctCCACAAGAAAACAGCTGAGCAATTGACCAGGTAATGCATGCAGTTTGTAAGGTTCTGGAAAAGGTATCACCTTCAAATTTTCAAGATTGTAGACTGGAGTGAGATGGAGTTGGAGAAGCGGACCTCTCTTTCCTCTTACCAGCCAAACCAGAACATTTATTTAAGCTGCCGCCATTCTGACTTGTAAAACTATCTGAATGGCAACAGGCTGCAATTTGATCAAGTTCACTAACTTGAGAAGCTTCTACTACGCTTGCATGTTGTTTACTGTCAGATTCACATGAAGCTTGTCTGGTGATGCAGAGCCAAGTCCTTGAAGACTCAACCATCTCACCTGCCAGAGGCACATGCCACGACCCGTTCTCAGATTCCTGAAATAGACATAATAATATGAGATGTAAATATCCAAAGACTAAAATGTTAGCAAATCATTACTTTAACTGAAAACAGAAATTATACATAGACATGTAACTCCAATCAGTACGACATAATagatctatttttaatataagttcataatatatcatttttactTTACCAGTCCAAGCAATTTAAAGTAATGTCATGCAACTTGTGATGGGATATCCAATATGGAGTAAGATGAAAGTTGAGGAGAAGGATCAAACTCCCTGCTTTCTGTCAAGGAAATATCGCTGTTTAAAAGAGAATGAGAGCAAGATAAGAGTATACCTGAATGACAACAGAATAAGTGGGTGGCATCAGAAGCTTAATCTCCCCTTTAACAAAAGTGTACTTGACCTACAATATTACCAAGATATACCAACTTGacaaaattaattctttttttccaCGTTTATCATGAAAAAACATCAGCCAATTAATCACCAATCACCAAGACTGAAACACCATACAACAATTTACCTCTAGTTATAAGGGGAGAGCGCATAAAAAGCCTACAGATAaattatgaaagaaaaagagagccTAGAGACACACCCACCTAAAGAGTAATGAATGAATAAGTGCCTGaaacaatttttgaaattttatgacATAGATGAGACCACATACAACAATCATTCATATGATCATTCATTGGTGAGGTACATGCTCCTGTATCAGCCATTAAAAATAACTTGACACTACAGTTATCAGAAGACTGTGTAGTGACCTTTCGACACTATAGTTATCAAAAGACTGTAACTTAGTTGCCTAGCATTTGTCATACCTCTCAGCTAAAACAGTAACCTAGTTCTTGGAGACATTATCACCTAAAGTAAAAAGTTTGGTCACCCCAACTGAATGAGATATAACCcagtgaaaaagaaaatgaccaaaatcaGATGTAATCAGTCATAATCTACTCaagtagaaaataaaaagatcaattttttttttaaaaaaaataaatagtaagaATACCTTATGCATAGGAGCACAAACATATTGCCAAAATTACAAACAATTTAGTTTTGAATGTTCTATTTTtacaaacaaatagaaaaactaATTGGTGACAAATTGGAAGATTGATGGCATATTTGGAAAGGATTCTAAAATCAGCTTATTTTGGAAAtcgtttttttcaaaaaaagtacCTTTCTTGAGAAACAGTTTGTGTATGGCAATAAACTTGAAAAACACTTTTGAGCATCAATTAGTGTTTggcaaagtttttttttttacataaaaaatgTGCTCCAAAGACGTATTTTGCTACGTTCTGTTTGTATGTgttagtcttgaggatcataaATCATAAGAACCTCAGCAGCATGATGAACATAAGCTAGTACACCACTTTACATGAAAATACGTATCAAAATTAATTGGCTCAAATAACTAATGTGTCTGCATATAGCCTAATCATGCCACCAAATAAAAGTTCTTTTGCTGACTTAGTCTAGAAGTAGGACATAGAGTAGCATAACTTTTGACATCCAATTTGGCTCtctatatgtataattaattaagcttccgtaagtaataataattttaaaaaaacaaaaaatttatggaaaaagtatgaaaatatttttgataaacttTCTCATTTCATTCGgcaaatttataatataaatattgttacttataacaataaaatactttctttagctttttttaatttatatcatGTAAATATTGTTCCCAAGgattaaatcatttttatttattaaatataattcctatggttaaaataaataatttttagtaaattattcaaaattagaaGCTTTAATGAGTATTAGTTACtaatcatataaattttatttcaagaaTGAGCAATTTTTGTCAAATAAGCTAAAAGTGCTTATTTTCAATTATTGCTATTTAATATAGAAAGGGGtcatataatttaaataggCTAATTTGAGCAAAATCTTGGCAATCCAAGTCCCCTAAAATCAGTCAATCCATATGTGCCACATAGGAAGCACATGGATTGTGTGTTTCTTCATCTTTAATCACAACCCTTCAAGTTGATCTAATTGGTCCTCATTAATTCAGCCTTTTGCCCAAtattcgttaataatatttctattttaaaatcCCTAATTATCTAATAAAACGGCCCAAATTATATAAGACAATTTTTCCCTATAATTAATACACCTACCGCCCCTATACTCAATCTCTCCCCCACAAAGAAACTCGTTTCTCTTTCTTCCCCAAACCGATACCCCTAATCTTTTCTACAGACAACTACATTATCCATACCCTTACGCTCCTCCTTCCCCAAAAATGATAGACACCCACTTCCTACTCCCTCTTCCTTCAAATCGCCGCCCATCATCTCTTTGTCATCACCTCGCCGATCCCTCTCTTAATGAGAACCATTAGATCAAATTAAAGGATTGAGATTAAAGATGAAGCACAACATCCATGTGCTTCCTCCGTGGCACACATGGATTGGTTGATTTTAGGAGATTTGGATTACCAAGTTTTTGCTCAAATTAacctatttaaattatattcccTTTCTTTATAAAGTAacaagaattaattaaattgaaattaatcacTTTGATTGTTTAAGCTTCCTAATTAAATtggtcattttaaaaataaaattcggATGAATTCGTAACTAATTTATTGTCTAAGATTCctaattttgaataatatacaaaatatatttatttgcaaCGATAGAAATTATACTcaatcaaaagaaaatgatttaacccataaatgtaaaatatgataaagtagtaaatgttatttatatatttaatttttatatgaacaatatttataaaataaatttgctGAGTGAAATGAAAAAgcttatcaaaaatattttcatacttGCCCATGAAATCTTTGTTACTTTCTATAATTACTACTACTCAGAAGcttgcttaattaattaaatatggaGAGctaaaattgggtgtcaacaattaGACTTGCTGTTAGTTTGATTATGAATTACATTAACCTAATAttattgatgaagaagaaaaaaggaaatgCAAGGCACCATGAAATATTTTCTGAttcctttttttcctttaaaattatAGATAACAATTCATTTTTGCCATCGAAGGTGGTTTgagataaaatttaatatatgatattattttcaattcaagAACACAAGGGTTTTAAAGCCAGTCCATTACTTCTGAATTGATTGCATTTTtcaaaaggaagaagaaagtaaaatataattcaCCATCCAAATCCCACAATTTCAATCAATCTATCAACTGAATGGAGTTCAATTATAGGTAAAATATGAAAACAGAAGTTATAAAAAAGTTTATTTCAAGAATGCATAAAAATATGACGGTAaagaatgaaattaatattagaaTAAGTTTAAGCAATTGAACCTGATGTCTTTCTTTCCATCGGGCAAAAAAGCTACTACCCAGGAGCTCAAAGATGTGATCTCTCATTTCATCATTTGTCACGAGCAAACACTTACGTTTCACTGCTGCATAAAGCCAGTACCTATATCATATTGCACAATGTCACATAGTATATATTCACTGATTATGCTCCaggaaaataatattcaaatcaTATGCCCAGtcaaatggaaaagaaaatgaggtATTTTATCATTAAGGGGGTAAAAAGTTCAATGTTTCAAATTCTCGAAGGAGCTACAAGGAAAGCAAGATAAATGATGACTACAAGAGGCCTCAAGTCTCAACATTGTAAAAGGTGAAATGATCAAGGTAATGGAAATCAACTATCATATAACACTGCAATATCCAATTTTTCTTTGAtcattagaatatttttttaaaaaactagtGTAAAGGAGAAGTTCAAACAGTCTTCAGTTTTTACCAGTCATCATTGGATCCAAAGGGTGTTCCGTAAAGTATCTTTTCATTTATCCACTCTTCAAGCAACTCTCTATAGCCAGCATTCTCAAAAAGTGTACGAACACGCTTTTTGTGTAAAATGACCAGTGGCCACTTGTTGCTCCTGCTATGCAATTCCTTCACAACAGCAACAAGCTGCTCTATTGCAATACAGGATGGAACATGAGTCAAATAGCTGATTTAACAACACCAAATGGAAAGACAAGATGAAAGGCAATAAATAGCAAACTTAATATTATCAACCTGTGCAATACTAAAGCCTCCCTCAGCAAAATTCTGCTGAAAGAGCCCAACATTTGCTGCATCTACTACAGCATCATAATCTGAATGCTTTTCCAGCCAGTCCTAAACAATTCTTGGAGAAGTTaggaaaaaaactcaaaaaatacTTGAGAGACGCAGCATATATGTTGCATTTGATTAGAATAGTTGTGGTAAAACACATACAAAGAAATAGCTAAAGATAACTTCCTCACCTGAAATTCCTTAAAATTCGAATGGACTTCCCTTTCCATTGCCAAAGAAGCAACTGACTCTGCAAATCGTTCCGTCTCCGCTCTGTCAATATCAACACATACCAACTGTTCACCACAAGATAGACACCTCCCATCTGGAGCTATTTGGGACCTCTGTGCAAGCCATTTACCCTTTCGAAGCCATCCAAGACCATGCCACCCTCCACCATTTTGTAAAATTGCTTCTTTCACCTGATCCATATCCCCGTTGGATAACCCCACCTTAGTTGCCATTTTCCCCCCAAACCAACTCTGTATGATTTCTGCTGTCGAGTCACTTACGCTCCTGATTGACATTCTCAGTTTATGTAAATACTGATAGACCTTCTCTTCCCGTTCTTTCTCCACACTCACCTAGAAGGTAAAAGTTCAATCAACAATTATGCCTCAATTCCAAATAGTTGGGTCATCATTAGGAATCCCAAACCTATATACTACAACTCGTTGAACTATTGATCAATTGACAAATTGGACTTTCCCGCAAACAAAATACATGCTGCATTTTTATGTGAGTAGTACAAATTTGCCTCCTCCCCACAACACAGAATAGCAACCAACAGAAGCAGCAAAAGTGCTGGCAACTCAAAACACTGAAAAAAGACTTCATCTTGAACCACAAACTAAACAAACTACAATTGAAAATTACCTAAACACTCatcaataaatcaattagcAATAACTGGGACCATTCAATGACAAAAAGAACTCACCTTTAACAACCCAGCAAGCTCAGCTTCCTCAAGTTGCAAACCAAGAGACCGCATGTGTTCTTCCACTTGATAGGCCTTATCAGCCTCA
Proteins encoded in this window:
- the LOC107023758 gene encoding fatty acyl-CoA reductase 3, with the protein product MELTSVLKFLENRAILVTGATGFLAKIFVEKILRVQPNVKKLYLLLRAQDNDAALQRFNNEAVAKDLFKLLREKHGANLNTFISERTTIIPGDITIENLGVKDTNLLEEMWREVNVVVNLAATTNFDERYDVSLGLNTFGAINVLNFAKKCSKLKVLLHVSTAYVSGEKRGLILETPYNLGETLNGTSGLDIYTEKKVMEETLKQLRVEGSSQESITSAMKELGLQRARKYGWPNPYVFTKALAEMILGDMKEDVPLVIFRPTIVTSTLRDPFPGWVEGIRTIDSLAVGYGKGKLTCFLGDPEAIIDLIPADMVVNAMIVTMMAHADQRGSQIIYHVGTSVSNPVKFTCPQEYAFRYFKEHPWIDKQGKPVIVGKVNVLSSMDSFRRYMALRYMLPLKGLEIVNTILCQFFQDKYSELDRKIKFVMRLIDLYEPYLFFKGVYDDMNTEKLRRAAKESGIETDVFNFNPKSINWEDYFMNTHIPGVVKYVFK
- the LOC107023757 gene encoding proteinaceous RNase P 2-like translates to MDKAKNKKKNLTPEGQFRSSLDNCSKTKDLSTAISLYESAISDASTIRLSSNHFNSFLYICSNSFSDPSTKNDAIQFGFRVFEHMGSCNITPNEATVTAVARLAAATDDGDRAFELAKGVGNCGKLRTYGPALFCFCKMGEADKAYQVEEHMRSLGLQLEEAELAGLLKVSVEKEREEKVYQYLHKLRMSIRSVSDSTAEIIQSWFGGKMATKVGLSNGDMDQVKEAILQNGGGWHGLGWLRKGKWLAQRSQIAPDGRCLSCGEQLVCVDIDRAETERFAESVASLAMEREVHSNFKEFQDWLEKHSDYDAVVDAANVGLFQQNFAEGGFSIAQLVAVVKELHSRSNKWPLVILHKKRVRTLFENAGYRELLEEWINEKILYGTPFGSNDDWYWLYAAVKRKCLLVTNDEMRDHIFELLGSSFFARWKERHQVKYTFVKGEIKLLMPPTYSVVIQESENGSWHVPLAGEMVESSRTWLCITRQASCESDSKQHASVVEASQVSELDQIAACCHSDSFTSQNGGSLNKCSGLAGKRKERSASPTPSHSSLQS